The window TCCagatgcattatgggaaatgtaggccTCAGTGTTTAGAGGCTTCTCAGCCGTCTCTCGCGTGTTTAAAGATCTCTGTGGACATGACGAAGATAGATGAAGTGATTCACTCACAGATTATTGATGAGTTTTTTGGtttaacctttgacctccaGGTGATGGTCGACGGCGACAGCGCTCCTCTGCTCACAGGAGCTGCACGGTGTGACAGTGACGTCGCCCTGCTGGACAATGAGGGCGAGGAACCTCTGTCTTCACCTCCAGACTCaccctgaggagagagaggagcgggGGTAACACGAGTCAGAGCGCTGACGATACTACACTCTGACTCCGCCTCCTGTTAACACCTGTAACCACCTTTCcaactgtttctctgtttctttgttgttgttgttgtttgtttttatgctgtGACACGAGTTGCCAACCGTCCTGTATAAACGTAACTTCTCTTCAATCACTAACCGACACTTTACTGATCCATCATCAGATCAACCGCTCATCAATCAGTGACATCTGTCGTCCAATCACAGCTCCTCCTCATCACATATACCTGCAGAAGAGGCAGACACAGGACAGCACCTCTGTCCTGAGGGACGTGATGTGAGGAGAGTTTCAGTTAAACtaagggggcgctggtggctcagtggttagtgtgcgcggcccatgtacagagactttggtcctccaagcagacagcccgggttcaaatccagcctatGGCTCctgtcccgcatgtcattcccctctctctctctctctctctctctctctctctctctctctctctccattaacaaaaagcccaaaaataaatcttttaaaaaaatcaaatcataaaAACTCTCAgagatcaaacacacatttatagtTTCTACATTCACACTCTGCTGTGGCGCTGACATACAAACGAAATAATTCGATCTTTTTTGGTTCTGGAAAAGTTGGCAACCCTACTCATAGTTGACagtgcagtgcattgtgggtaatttCTGTGCGAATCAGTTGAACTGTGATTGTGTTTAAAGGCGGAGACGAGGCCGACTTGTTCTTTTCACTGGTCTTGAATGTCGGCcgtcatcagagacaaactgaagcGAGAGGTTTTCCTCTGATTGTAAAGATGGACGTTATTAAAACAGAAACGAGAATCCAATGTTTTCATGCAGAATCCTCCAGAAGACACGAAAAGGAAACAGCGAGCCGATGAAAAGGGAAAAACAGACGAGTGTTTGCAGCTGCTCGGACAGTAAAGTCATCAGAGCGACACGGTTcacttgtaaaaatgtatttacaaattCTGGGGTTTACGACTCAAGTCTGCAGGGGCCCAGCAGAGGGCGCACATGCTGCACAGAACAGACCTGCCCTGGTTCAAAACCAACAATAGTTGTTTTATTCCTAAAAGTTTAAAGAGATCAAATATAAAGAGACTTTTGACCCTTTGATTTAAACGTTGAGAATACGAGCACTTTAAACTAAAACACTTTAAACTAAAACACTTTAAACGATAATTCATacaatgaattaaaaatgttgccaaatgaaaataattatttttttgtctttaatttttgACGTGAACGTTTGCACTGCGAGAAGTTTctgtgatttgatttgtttctgaaactttttctgtcttttcaataaactgacttttttcatgtttttgtgtttattggagAAAATCTGAGCTCATCAAATTGATTAGATTTATTATATAATATCTGCTTCATGATGTACTGAAAAAAGAatttcagatgttttatttcagaataaaagtctCTCGTGGTGAGAGGATGGCATGTGAGGTCAGACTGAGATTATAGAGATgaactaaatgttttatttcataaagTCAACAATGTGCGTCAAAATTATGTTTAAGTATCTTTGACACTATAGTCGAGAGTTAAAAACAACGCGTTTCTGAGATTATAAAGTCGTAAAGTTAACTCGAAAGAAGATTAGAGTTGTCTGCTTTTGGCAGACATTTTAAGAATAGGGCTGtcggcttttattttgaaggttgtAAGCGGATGTTGTGCTAACATGACCGTTAGCTCGTTAGCCGATGTCTCCTCTGGCTCAGTAGGTGTCCACTCTTCAAACCGGGTTTCTGGTGGTGTTTTATTTTACGTAATGATTTAAATACAGACAGTAAAATGTCCAGAAGTTGATTTAgatacatgttgtgttttatttcctccGACAGACGCTGTTAGCTTCGGTTAGCTTCATAATATCTGCTCATATTACtttataaataacacaaaaactagaaatatttatttaatgctAACTGTGAAATCATCGAGGTGTAAAGGTGAACTTTGAACCCATGAAGAATGATTAGTGTCTacaatgttaaatgtttaaatagtGTATCATGTAGTTTGTGTCCATAGAACTCTATGATCAGctgatttattccctcagtaaacatcTCCATGATTATTTGATGATTTCTTTGATGGTCTCTTTGGATCCCTGGGTGTACTTACCTTTAAAGGTATGGTATGTAGATTATGTTTTCAGTAAGAATGTGTTGTCaaaggaagtgaccatatttggacaaggGGGCGGAGCTGAACCCTACACGACGGGGGATCACGGTCCAATCAGCTGCTCCCGAGCGGTTTGATCAACTTCTGGCTCGGTCGATGTTTTGGTCGTATGACTGCACACACTCGCTTAGTGAGAGGAGACAagggcagaggagaggaggggaggggagaggagagaggagaggaggggaggggaggggagaggagaggaggggagaggaggggagagatgagagaggagaggagatgaggggagaggagacgaggggagaggagaggagacgaggggagaggagagaggagaggaggggaggagaggggagaggagaggaggggagagatgagaggagagaggagatgaggggagaggagaggagatgaggggagaggagaggagaggagagagaggagaggagatgaggggagaggagacgaggggagaggagaggagatgaggggagaggagacgaggggagaggagaggagatgaggggaGAGGAGACAAGGGGAGAGGAGTGACAGAGGAGATGAGACAGTGTTTAAaaatctccatggcaacagcaggcatgcctgtTTAATCCATCTCCCCAACAGTACCTAcatccttttatttttagattaaaaTGATATATGAGGACATCTTGAGACCACGCCCTCTTTAACACACGTcctggtttcttcttcttctcttctcaggTGAGGTGACGCAGCATCATGGACAAAGTGAGGAGGATCCTGGTTCATGTTTGTAAAGACCGAGCAGCTCCACAACGAGCTCAGTTTGTTCAGGTCAGTGCtgcgtatattgtgttttattttgaaattgaccagatgTTTTGTGGGTTTCcttgtgtgacttcctgtccgggtcgtcTCTGTGCCGGGGAGCAGAACGATCAGTTCGCATcgtgtgtttcttcttctattgTTTCAGAGTATAACGGGTCACTTCAGTGATGGCGCTGACGATGAGGTGGAGGTGAACTGCTCACTGGAGAAGAACCAGTTTGTCCTTTCCAAAGGAGACAAAGGGCGAGGGGTTCCTCTGAAGGTTGGACCTTTAGATCCTTGATCCCTTTGTCCTCGAtcatcatctctctgtctccaaCATCaacctctccttctctgtcacAGAGGCCCGCCTTCTGTCCCATCAAACACCTGTCAGTCAAGGAGGCGGCTGCGATCCCATTGGACGTCCAGCAGCGTGGAATAGATGTGGGCGTGGCCATTGTCCTGCAGacgaccaatcagagagtgCTGCTCACACGAAGAGCGAAGGAGCTACGGATATTCCCAAACGTTTGGGTTCCTCCAGGTTTGAAACCCGCTTTTACTAAAGGGGctgttgcattatgggaaatgtaggatttGGGTGATGTGAAGTAATCAGGAATTCTTCTGCTCAGATTTACTCcgttcatttttgtttttaaagctcatgtttccttgtttccttgtttccttgtttcctcGTTTCCTCGTTTCCCAGGTGGCCATGTGGAGCCGGAGGAGACGGTACGTCCCCTCTCTGTTTCgaaacattttaatgtaaaacgTTTGTTTGAGTAAAAACCTCGTCATGgtcgtctgtgtttgtgtgtagctgCTGGACGCCGGACTCCGAGAGCTACAGGAAGAAACTGGACTCAGACTGGAACCAGAACAAGTTTGTCCAAAGATACTGGGACTCTGggaggtgagacacacacacacacacacacacacacacacacacacacacacagacacacacacacacagacacacacacacacacacacacacacacacacacacacagacacacacacacacacacacacacagacacacacacacacacacacacacagacacacacacacacacacacacacagacacacacacacacacacacagacacacacagacacactcacacacacacacacacacacacacacacacacacacacagacacacacagacacacacagacacacacacacacacacacacacacacacacacacacacacacacagacacacacagacacacacacacagacacacacacacacacacagacacacacacacacacacacacacacagacacacacacacacacacacacacacacacacacacacacacacacacacacacacagacacacacacacacacacagacacacacagacacacacagacacacacacacagacacacacacacacacacacacacacacacacacagacacacacacacacacacacacacacacacacacacacacacacacacacacacacacacacagacacacacacacacacacacacacacacacacacacacacacagattgatcCTCTTACTGCAGCCATGCTAACAGTTTCCCTTTGCTtgcagtctttgtgctaagctaagctaatgtcATCCTGCAGCGCTCGGTGTTCTTGAGCAGAAACCCGGAGAGAGCCGGAGCAGCTTTACTGAACGATGTGATTTAAAGGTTTCTGTTTGACCCTCAGTCTGTGTACCCCCCCATGCTGTCCAGAGGACTCCCTCAGAGACATCACATCGTCATCTACATGCTGCTGCACTCGTCCCTCTCTCACCTGCAGCTCCAGGTACTCTGACTGTCACATGTCCCCTCTGTGACCTCACTGGTCAGTAACATCAGTAACCACGCTGCATTAAAGCTTAGGTCTGTGAGCTgggatatttaaacataaacgTAAACAAACGACAGCTACAGCAGATTCAAatggctgaaatgagtttcctctggagggtgtcTGGACCCAGCCCCccttagagagagggggaggagcttagacattCAGGAGGAGCTCGGAGTACTCCAGGCTTTCACAACGTTTGGGTCTAGAGCCCACATGGGGTCACATGGAATTTCTAATCATTTATCAAAgtaaaacggagcattctgccTGACTAAAGCTAAAAGATGTTATCAGTTAGCATTGGGCTACATGCTAAAGACAAACAGACGTGCAGTATCTCTCGTCCAGGCGTCAACGCTCACCTCGCTGTACACTCAGATCACCAGATCTCATCCCGGCCTTCTGCCTCTGTCCACAAGAAGAAACCTGAAACAGCTCAtttagatctgcaataaaaacatttggaggaggggggggggggggggggggggctgtcatGAAGACCTGATTCATGCTTTTCATACTAATTGCAGTCAGAGCGCTCAACATGGCCTGAAGAAAGTACTTCCGGGCCCTGCAGCCAATCATTTCAACGCGGTCTGCACAAACCCGTCCGTGTTGTTACAAAAATCTTGGAGGTGCACAGCTGGGCGCTCAGACCCTCCGCAGACCCTCTTCTTCTCGCCGGCCGTGATTGCGCAATATCGCCGCACCGACCGTAAGAAGCATGAACCCTGATTCAATGAGTCtcaatgtgcagcacatggctcatttacatCACGTTATTTTCCCgtgaaaacactgtggaaagatTCAAAGTtaaacatcctgtctgatcaTGTTTACTGTTTGGTAGCCAGAGGTAAAGATGTTTAGAGAAATGtgcttgaaggtaacttcatccagctctctgcttcattattatctcagacaacattaaagtgacagctgatcaacacatgtaataagaaagggaatataaacttaatgaaaaccagcaggagctaaaacatcaggttcatatattgataatgtttcctatttaatgatagaagagaaaatattgtcatccttGATGACTGTATGATGATGTTCTCTCAGACTCAGAGCTGCCTGCATAGTGACTGTCCTTCACATCACCTCTTAGTGGAACATGGTAAgacctgttctgcaaattcatcccatttctaaaaagggactgaaggttgggagcaacagaacatagatatcaacaagtaattgtttttcttattgtttacTTCTTTAGTCTGAATGATAAAAtcttctgtaaattcacattttgaagctgatatttaaaaaaaatcttcccgGGGGGGCATGGACCCCGGACCCCCCTAGgaggtttggatccatgtcacctttgtcatccctgatgagtttgcacccctgtgCACAGTAGAAAGAAATCATAATTTTAGcaacaagctgtgtgtgtgttttggatttcaatttcggactgcagtacctattttaaccactaggtgtcagtgttacagatgtctcctttaaaagtacagaataaaaagaaactTGGTGACAGAATCCAGATTtcaaggtgtttttttaaagatgtatttcttGGTGGTCTCCGCCCCTGCAGGCGTCTCTGAGTCCGTCTCCCGAGGAGGTCAGCGCCTGTCTGTGGGCCGACAGTCAGCTGGTCAGAGCCATGGTGACCGCTGTGGACGGAGAGGACACAGAGGTTCAGCTGGAACACCTGCCGAGCAGCGTCAGGTGTTTAAGTTTACttaaaaactcaaatgaaaaagTGAACTAAGGAATCAAACACGAGCACTTTAAGGAGGATTCACATCGTGTCTGTGACGGTTGTGTGATGCGTTCACTGACCTCgacctcctgctgtgtgtccAGTGTGTCTCAGGTGTCCACAGGTGGCGCTCTGACTGAGTCCACGCTGCCACTGACCGTGTTCGTCAGCCGGGCGCCAGCCAGTGGGCCGGACCTGGAGCGGGTCAGTACTGGGACCAAGTACGCCCTGGAGCTGTGGCTGAAGAGCCTGGAGACCCCTGAAGCCTGACCccccaatacacacacacacacatacacacacacacatacacacacacacacacacacacacacactctaacacacacacacacacacacactctaacacacacacacacacacacactctaacacacacacacacactctaacacacacacacacacacacacacacactctaacacacacacacacacacacactctaacacacacacacatacacacacacactctaacacacacacactctaacacacacacacatacacacacacactctaacacacacacacacacactctaacacacacacacacacactctaacacacacacacacactctaacacacacacacacacacacacacacacacacacacacacacacacacacacacactctaacacacacacacacacacacactctaacacacacacacacacacacactctaacacacacacacacatacacacacacactctaacacacacacacacacacacacacacacacacacacacacacacacacacactctaacacacacacacacactctaacacacacacacacaccctgcagtTCTCAGGAAGTCCTGGTTCCAGGAGTAATTGTTTAATTCTGCcttgtcttttttaataaaacactgaatcagactctttaactgACTGCACCTGCAGCTTCTGACCACCAGGTGGCAGCGACGTCCTGAATGAGCAGGTACATCACAAGGTTCATGTTCTCACACAGACAGTTTGTAATTCACACATCTCAGATAACAAGTGTCTGAGGCGTCAcacttctttgttcttttgaaaaGGTTGTtgggaggatttctcttttgttttgtttgattttggtCCAAAtgattctgtaaaaaaaaagacttcataCATTGATGAACtttttggggcggcagtagctcagtctgtagggacctgggttggggATCGGAGGGTCAAGTCCCAGTACGGACCAAGTTCGGgtattggcctggtagctggagaggtgccagtccaccttctgagcactgccaaggtgcccttgagcaaggcaactaacccccccaccagcccaggagcgcccactgcaggcagccccctcactctgacatctctccattagtgcatgtccataggatcctgtgcgtgtgtgtgtgtgtgtgtgtgagtgcgtgagtgcgtgcgtgcgtgcgtgcgtgcgtgcgtgcgtgcgtgtatacttcagcctatgtttgtgtagcatgttaactagacagagtataaaaatgaatttcacctcgcaggatcaataaagtattattattatccgGCTTTGCCAAGTTGACCATTTGGCTGACAGgtaagaaccgagctcagggtactggctgtgtggaaccggtgctggttctggagggacttttaaAGGCCAGACTGAGGGTGGAATTAGGTTTTTTTCACATGATGGACAATATGGAAGAGTTTAATAGTGTATGAGCTGTGGAGGAAGCTTTGTGGGAGGGGAGCTGATTATTCAGTTTTgattcaaataaattaaattgttGACATTGAGAGGGTTGTTGAacttttggaaatgttttatttttttctcctcctcctctccccttgtctcctctcctctgtctctcatttccccttgtctcctctcctctcctctccccttgtctcctctcctcctcctctccccttgtctcatctcctctgtctctcctctccccttgtCTCCTCtactctcttctcctc is drawn from Labrus bergylta chromosome 8, fLabBer1.1, whole genome shotgun sequence and contains these coding sequences:
- the nudt17 gene encoding nucleoside diphosphate-linked moiety X motif 17 isoform X2; this encodes MDKVRRILVHVCKDRAAPQRAQFVQSITGHFSDGADDEVEVNCSLEKNQFVLSKGDKGRGVPLKRPAFCPIKHLSVKEAAAIPLDVQQRGIDVGVAIVLQTTNQRVLLTRRAKELRIFPNVWVPPGGHVEPEETLLDAGLRELQEETGLRLEPEQVCPKILGLWESVYPPMLSRGLPQRHHIVIYMLLHSSLSHLQLQASLSPSPEEVSACLWADSQLVRAMVTAVDGEDTEVQLEHLPSSVSVSQVSTGGALTESTLPLTVFVSRAPASGPDLERVSTGTKYALELWLKSLETPEA
- the nudt17 gene encoding nucleoside diphosphate-linked moiety X motif 17 isoform X3, translated to MFVKTEQLHNELSLFRTISSHRVFLLLLFQSITGHFSDGADDEVEVNCSLEKNQFVLSKGDKGRGVPLKRPAFCPIKHLSVKEAAAIPLDVQQRGIDVGVAIVLQTTNQRVLLTRRAKELRIFPNVWVPPGGHVEPEETLLDAGLRELQEETGLRLEPEQVCPKILGLWEASLSPSPEEVSACLWADSQLVRAMVTAVDGEDTEVQLEHLPSSVSVSQVSTGGALTESTLPLTVFVSRAPASGPDLERVSTGTKYALELWLKSLETPEA
- the nudt17 gene encoding nucleoside diphosphate-linked moiety X motif 17 isoform X1; translated protein: MFVKTEQLHNELSLFRTISSHRVFLLLLFQSITGHFSDGADDEVEVNCSLEKNQFVLSKGDKGRGVPLKRPAFCPIKHLSVKEAAAIPLDVQQRGIDVGVAIVLQTTNQRVLLTRRAKELRIFPNVWVPPGGHVEPEETLLDAGLRELQEETGLRLEPEQVCPKILGLWESVYPPMLSRGLPQRHHIVIYMLLHSSLSHLQLQASLSPSPEEVSACLWADSQLVRAMVTAVDGEDTEVQLEHLPSSVSVSQVSTGGALTESTLPLTVFVSRAPASGPDLERVSTGTKYALELWLKSLETPEA